Proteins from a single region of Phycisphaeraceae bacterium D3-23:
- a CDS encoding tetratricopeptide repeat protein encodes MATRINTKFAIILAVAVVIIGVGGAFAAKKFIFKSAQQYASEGDQFLEDAQAAFAAGDIEEANALFDRAARRYNAANRKAEGNNEYVYKSIIANAAYICESTTEAQNRLGMITGARQIAHDSVGATEEDQVQYYEGLMARHRMGLVIDGYRPWIGNLYGATDAQLDVDEDNALARRWRGIAGVYLLRNDMPPEERIVPLDDLKDALEDTPNDALLLHHVAVWHSNEARRIRNAEGGATTESITRLEAQSREYSAQALAADPDDPYNRLSHLDILMRSPLDEEVRDAILTNLLVLGQQLADNADDRALLYDAEIQRVVGWLAALPQIIGDPEDARGQAPMLALAQATVADAPDHMSRYLTLATAHLAMKNYEAAVQALEDGLATDRPLGPQDYLLDLQTRVAMFYQLALTYVTMAADANPDAAQRDALVAKADEVLARYNASEGADSRHHQANIDFLKGRAAFVQGVPHLAIQHLEAANRVRQNGDLQTLMLLAKAHDLNGNTGKAIDYYELLLAPGMQPGATNERFRLVRLYIGLGGGENLERANELITAFIGFNPENAQARLLKAEIMAAAERYDVAAQIIETLDLETNPQFTGTYAGYLAQDGKTEEALALLRARLEVDANDNSALGVLFSLITGPEAQQAELDQLLAHGLNEENASRIRRVIDTGGQMSIEDWIAFQAESGTPELDINKALFNTYRRTGDEEKMREVLAELVRIAPNDKHVLEWRFAVAVADKDWALADRVITSILALDPSERSESAASNGAFLRAQVQAGRIVDEAGEGETPNLRDVVRTYTNALEENDTFAPGWVALGQVYLIQQDYARARDAFDRAYRIQRTNTQAAILLARTLRQTGEIDAALDLYRETTRRQPGNTALMNEYLTLEANAGDRPTAIAQREALRETRPQDSANRRMLALMYAQSERTDDALAEIDAIIAYEGVTRQSAIAKAEIYTMDGQGELGLAQMRDFIEGKGEAVEELDYLAYAEYLLRNGQAEAAESVFRQAIAIENPEARQASRVWADALVKQGRLDEAAAAYNDLIRSFPDSGVLKMQLVPVQIAMAQYDQALSTLGGVPASAEREALRAQAERFRGNTEEALAIVVNAQRTYEDNTALLNLQGQLLTVLGELAYAAGENARGQERFEQALAVYMPMVERNASLYEIRVQIARIQNVLGNSEDAVTRLVRVLDERPDLLSARLSLFSLYLMEAHTLPEGDTRRQSLAGSALTVISPMLEDQPDNPAALRGAGEAAGVAGQHRQSAQYYGKAFGISGEAGDLFQYVTALLADGRPGDVVALLDNPDNANHVRDSIVLRAMRGRALAGTNKLDEARNLFRSVLGSAASDGERTEVTRQIAQSRLRREASQIVQDVLGDERPTGVELQLAFIERVAEDWSALIDRLSPYEGNPTGDPVFDHQAMMMLALSYQSVDGEEATIRRGQRIYERLLENPNNANNMELLNNLAYLLSDQLQGQDFGRQAVTYAQRAADLVGPNAPDEFRAQVLDTLGWAHYRAGNIDEARTILRQSIDARSLGVNNMHLGLVYMSLGGENNDLQAERYLDDGRRASNDPEERAKIQAYLDEIDSR; translated from the coding sequence ATGGCCACCCGCATCAACACCAAATTCGCCATCATCCTCGCCGTCGCCGTCGTGATCATCGGCGTGGGCGGCGCCTTCGCCGCGAAGAAGTTCATCTTCAAGAGCGCCCAGCAGTACGCCTCCGAGGGCGACCAGTTCCTCGAAGACGCCCAGGCCGCCTTCGCCGCCGGCGACATCGAGGAGGCCAACGCCCTCTTCGACCGCGCCGCCCGGCGGTACAACGCCGCCAACCGCAAGGCCGAGGGCAACAACGAGTACGTCTACAAGAGCATCATCGCCAACGCGGCCTATATCTGCGAAAGCACGACCGAAGCCCAGAACCGCCTGGGGATGATCACCGGCGCACGCCAGATCGCGCACGACTCGGTCGGGGCCACCGAGGAAGACCAGGTCCAGTACTACGAGGGGCTGATGGCCCGGCACCGGATGGGGCTGGTGATCGACGGCTACCGCCCGTGGATCGGCAACCTCTACGGCGCCACGGACGCGCAGCTCGACGTCGACGAGGACAACGCATTGGCCCGCCGATGGCGCGGGATCGCCGGGGTCTACCTGCTGCGTAACGACATGCCGCCCGAAGAGCGCATCGTCCCGCTCGACGACCTCAAAGACGCCCTGGAAGACACGCCCAACGACGCGCTGCTGCTGCACCATGTCGCGGTCTGGCATAGCAACGAGGCCCGGCGGATCCGCAACGCCGAGGGCGGCGCCACCACCGAATCGATCACCCGGCTCGAAGCGCAAAGCCGCGAATACTCGGCGCAGGCCCTCGCCGCCGACCCCGACGACCCCTACAACCGGCTGAGCCACCTCGACATCCTGATGCGCTCCCCGCTGGATGAGGAGGTCCGCGACGCGATCCTCACGAACCTGCTCGTGCTGGGCCAGCAACTCGCCGACAACGCCGACGACCGCGCCTTGCTTTACGACGCGGAGATCCAGCGCGTCGTCGGCTGGCTTGCGGCCCTGCCCCAGATCATCGGGGACCCCGAAGACGCCCGGGGGCAAGCGCCCATGCTGGCCCTCGCCCAGGCCACCGTCGCCGACGCCCCCGACCACATGAGCCGGTACCTCACCCTCGCGACCGCACATCTCGCGATGAAAAACTATGAGGCCGCGGTCCAGGCCCTGGAGGACGGGCTCGCGACCGATCGGCCGCTGGGACCGCAGGACTACCTGCTCGACCTGCAGACCCGGGTGGCGATGTTCTACCAACTCGCACTCACCTACGTCACGATGGCGGCGGACGCGAACCCCGACGCCGCCCAACGCGACGCCCTCGTCGCCAAAGCCGACGAAGTGCTCGCCCGCTACAACGCATCCGAGGGTGCCGACAGCCGGCACCACCAGGCCAACATCGACTTCCTCAAGGGCCGGGCCGCCTTTGTCCAAGGCGTCCCCCACCTCGCGATTCAGCACCTCGAAGCCGCCAACCGCGTGCGCCAAAACGGCGACCTCCAGACCCTCATGCTCCTGGCCAAGGCCCACGACCTCAACGGCAACACCGGCAAGGCGATCGACTACTACGAGCTCCTCCTGGCCCCGGGCATGCAGCCGGGCGCGACCAACGAGCGCTTCCGACTCGTCCGGCTGTACATCGGGCTGGGCGGCGGGGAAAACCTCGAACGCGCCAACGAGCTCATCACGGCATTCATCGGATTCAACCCCGAAAACGCGCAGGCCCGACTGCTCAAGGCCGAGATCATGGCCGCCGCCGAACGCTACGACGTCGCCGCGCAGATCATCGAGACCCTCGACCTCGAAACCAACCCGCAGTTCACCGGCACCTACGCCGGCTACCTCGCGCAGGACGGCAAGACCGAAGAGGCCCTGGCCCTGCTCCGCGCCCGCCTCGAAGTGGACGCCAACGATAACTCGGCATTGGGCGTGCTGTTCTCGCTCATCACCGGACCCGAGGCCCAGCAGGCCGAGCTGGACCAGCTGCTGGCCCATGGCCTGAACGAAGAGAACGCCAGCCGCATCCGTCGCGTCATCGATACCGGTGGCCAGATGTCGATCGAAGACTGGATCGCGTTCCAGGCCGAGAGCGGGACGCCCGAGCTGGACATCAACAAGGCGCTCTTCAACACGTACCGCCGGACAGGCGACGAAGAAAAGATGCGCGAGGTGCTGGCGGAGCTCGTCAGGATCGCGCCGAACGACAAGCACGTGCTGGAGTGGCGTTTCGCGGTGGCGGTCGCCGACAAGGACTGGGCTTTGGCCGACCGTGTGATCACAAGCATCCTGGCGCTTGACCCGTCGGAGCGTTCCGAGAGCGCGGCGAGCAACGGCGCGTTCCTGCGTGCCCAGGTCCAGGCCGGCCGTATCGTCGATGAGGCCGGGGAAGGCGAGACGCCGAACCTGCGCGACGTGGTCCGCACCTACACCAACGCACTCGAAGAGAACGACACCTTTGCCCCGGGCTGGGTCGCGCTGGGCCAGGTGTATCTGATACAGCAGGACTACGCCCGAGCGCGTGACGCATTTGACCGAGCCTACCGCATCCAGCGCACCAACACCCAGGCCGCGATCCTCCTGGCTCGGACCCTGCGGCAGACCGGCGAGATCGACGCCGCGCTCGACCTCTACCGCGAGACCACCCGGCGTCAGCCCGGCAACACGGCGCTGATGAACGAGTACCTCACACTCGAAGCCAACGCCGGCGACCGGCCGACCGCGATCGCCCAGCGCGAAGCGCTCCGCGAGACCCGCCCCCAAGACAGCGCCAACCGCCGCATGCTCGCGCTCATGTACGCCCAAAGCGAACGCACCGACGACGCCCTGGCGGAGATCGACGCGATCATCGCCTACGAAGGCGTCACCCGTCAGTCGGCGATCGCCAAGGCCGAGATCTACACGATGGATGGCCAGGGCGAGCTGGGCCTGGCGCAGATGCGGGACTTCATCGAGGGCAAAGGCGAAGCCGTCGAAGAACTCGACTACCTCGCCTACGCCGAGTACCTGCTGCGGAACGGCCAGGCCGAAGCGGCCGAGTCGGTGTTCCGACAGGCGATCGCGATCGAGAACCCCGAGGCCCGTCAGGCCTCGCGCGTCTGGGCCGACGCTTTGGTCAAGCAGGGCCGGCTGGACGAGGCGGCCGCCGCCTACAACGACCTGATCCGCTCGTTCCCCGACAGCGGGGTGCTCAAGATGCAGCTCGTGCCCGTCCAGATCGCGATGGCGCAGTACGACCAGGCGCTTTCGACGCTGGGCGGCGTGCCGGCATCGGCGGAGAGAGAAGCCCTCCGCGCCCAGGCCGAGCGATTCCGCGGCAACACCGAGGAGGCGCTGGCGATCGTCGTCAACGCGCAGCGGACGTATGAAGACAACACCGCGCTGTTGAACCTGCAGGGCCAGCTGCTTACGGTGCTGGGCGAGCTGGCCTACGCGGCAGGCGAGAACGCGCGCGGCCAGGAACGCTTCGAGCAGGCCCTGGCGGTCTACATGCCGATGGTCGAACGCAACGCGTCGCTCTACGAGATCCGCGTACAGATCGCCCGGATCCAGAACGTATTGGGCAACTCCGAGGACGCCGTCACACGCCTGGTGCGTGTACTCGACGAGCGGCCCGATCTGCTTTCGGCCCGCCTGTCGCTGTTCAGCCTCTACTTGATGGAGGCCCACACCCTGCCCGAAGGCGACACGCGACGCCAGAGCCTGGCGGGGTCGGCGCTCACGGTCATCTCGCCGATGCTCGAAGACCAGCCCGACAACCCCGCCGCCCTCCGCGGCGCGGGCGAGGCCGCAGGCGTCGCCGGGCAGCACCGCCAGTCCGCCCAGTACTACGGCAAGGCGTTCGGCATCTCGGGCGAGGCCGGCGACCTGTTCCAGTACGTCACCGCGCTGCTCGCCGACGGCCGCCCGGGCGATGTGGTCGCACTCCTGGACAACCCCGACAACGCCAACCACGTCCGCGACTCGATCGTGCTCCGCGCGATGCGCGGCCGGGCCCTCGCCGGCACCAACAAACTCGACGAAGCACGCAACCTCTTCCGCAGCGTGCTCGGCAGCGCCGCATCCGACGGGGAACGCACCGAGGTCACCCGGCAGATCGCGCAGTCCCGGCTGCGCCGCGAAGCGTCGCAGATCGTCCAGGATGTGCTGGGCGACGAACGCCCGACGGGTGTCGAGCTCCAGCTGGCGTTTATCGAACGCGTTGCCGAGGACTGGTCGGCGCTGATCGACCGCCTGAGCCCCTACGAAGGCAACCCCACGGGCGACCCTGTGTTTGACCACCAGGCGATGATGATGCTCGCCCTGTCGTACCAGTCCGTCGACGGGGAAGAGGCCACCATCCGCCGCGGCCAACGGATCTACGAACGGCTGCTCGAGAACCCCAACAACGCCAACAACATGGAGCTGCTCAACAACCTGGCGTACCTGCTGAGCGACCAGCTCCAGGGCCAGGACTTCGGCCGACAAGCCGTCACCTACGCCCAGCGCGCCGCGGACCTGGTCGGGCCCAACGCCCCCGACGAGTTCCGGGCGCAGGTGCTCGACACCCTGGGCTGGGCCCACTACCGGGCCGGCAACATTGACGAGGCGCGGACCATCCTCCGCCAGAGCATCGACGCCCGCTCACTCGGGGTCAACAACATGCACCTCGGGCTGGTCTACATGTCGCTGGGCGGTGAGAACAACGACCTCCAGGCCGAGCGCTACCTCGACGATGGCCGACGCGCAAGCAACGACCCCGAAGAGCGAGCCAAGATCCAGGCGTATCTGGACGAGATCGACAGCCGATAA
- a CDS encoding AAA family ATPase translates to MSANNPLSNIPPLGATSGMAPGGASGRFRQIDPVRVVRTHIVLLIAALVVGVILGAGSWFMLDRGMAQFTSQATLSVNAGMSRADQTGVTELSNMRDLEPKILTEVNAIRSQEILDDLLKQKPVREQTDWFKQFNADLEEARTDLEEETLRASHIRDTTLIRVSATTSNATDAQTIVSELVGVYLLQVENRAESRYDKDRVAFQRQFEDVVAQIELLEARIRGHLRDHPQSAMDQRNDAATQEVLFLNAKKSEVIELLSAAQASYQQLQQRLEAGDFAPADDEVQLIESSVAIQQLDAQLRQLRVSRETQIDSGKGESHPVIESIDSQIRHVELEREEAFDRQARSLFNAKVELGAQAVAVYQEQINTFEPRIAELRAQIEDFQRAQADYETLLRNQEALEAQRDEAQAKLRELDVLERRSGGITVELASPATTAKKSFPPHWAVMIPGVALLFTGLVTGLVFLRELLDQRVRAAADIKALNDTTLLGIIPNAGEDPSGKVPAERVVERQPTGLLAESYRQIRSAVLSKMDRRGYKTLAVAAAKPGAGTSSITQNLGASMAMSGRRVLIIDTNFRRPHQSDLLGAPESPGLIEVLRGDQRDPMQCIHTVDGLSLSLLPAGNTNGAAPELLETPAFRDLLASLESSFDIILIDAPPALLTSEAQLLCKHVDAMVLVARARTDTRGMLQRMVGQLDGQRADILGVLLNDVLAAAGGYLRQNFREFHRYHGKSNGSAAKGTKPSAVAAASNGSAPPSDRMKPDSEETVIVEALQDRDELEDLDDFDDFDEDKD, encoded by the coding sequence ATGAGCGCGAACAACCCACTATCGAACATCCCCCCCCTGGGCGCGACCTCGGGCATGGCCCCGGGCGGCGCGTCGGGCCGGTTCCGGCAGATCGACCCGGTCCGCGTGGTCCGCACCCACATCGTGCTGCTGATCGCGGCGCTGGTGGTCGGCGTGATCCTGGGCGCGGGCTCGTGGTTCATGCTGGACCGCGGCATGGCACAGTTCACCAGCCAGGCGACGCTGAGCGTCAACGCGGGTATGTCGCGCGCCGACCAAACCGGTGTGACCGAGCTGAGCAACATGCGCGACCTCGAACCCAAGATCCTCACCGAGGTCAACGCGATCCGCTCGCAGGAGATCCTCGACGACCTGCTCAAGCAGAAGCCGGTCCGTGAGCAGACCGACTGGTTCAAGCAGTTCAACGCCGACCTCGAAGAGGCCCGCACCGACCTCGAGGAAGAAACCCTCCGCGCCAGCCACATCCGCGACACCACCCTGATCCGCGTGTCCGCGACAACGTCCAACGCGACCGACGCGCAGACCATCGTCAGCGAGCTCGTCGGCGTCTACCTGCTGCAAGTCGAGAACCGGGCCGAGTCGCGCTACGACAAGGACCGCGTGGCGTTCCAGCGCCAGTTCGAAGACGTCGTCGCGCAGATCGAGCTGCTCGAAGCCCGCATCCGCGGCCACCTCCGCGACCACCCGCAGTCGGCGATGGACCAGCGCAACGACGCCGCGACCCAGGAAGTCCTGTTCCTCAACGCCAAGAAGTCCGAGGTCATCGAGCTGCTCTCCGCGGCGCAGGCCAGCTACCAACAGCTGCAACAACGCCTCGAAGCCGGCGACTTCGCCCCGGCCGACGACGAGGTGCAGCTGATCGAGTCGTCGGTCGCGATCCAGCAGCTCGACGCCCAGCTGCGTCAGCTCCGCGTGAGCCGGGAGACCCAGATCGACAGCGGCAAGGGCGAGTCACACCCCGTGATCGAGAGCATCGACAGCCAGATCCGCCACGTCGAGCTCGAACGCGAAGAGGCGTTTGACCGTCAGGCCCGCTCGCTCTTCAACGCGAAGGTCGAGCTCGGCGCTCAGGCCGTCGCGGTCTACCAGGAACAGATCAACACGTTCGAGCCGCGGATCGCGGAGCTGCGTGCCCAGATCGAAGACTTCCAGCGGGCCCAGGCCGATTACGAGACCCTGCTGCGTAACCAGGAAGCCCTCGAGGCCCAGCGCGACGAGGCCCAGGCCAAACTCCGTGAGCTCGACGTCCTGGAGCGTCGCTCGGGCGGCATCACCGTCGAGCTGGCGAGCCCGGCGACGACGGCGAAGAAGTCGTTCCCGCCCCACTGGGCCGTCATGATCCCCGGCGTCGCGCTGCTGTTCACCGGGCTGGTCACCGGCCTCGTGTTCCTGCGCGAACTGCTCGACCAGCGCGTCCGCGCCGCCGCCGACATCAAGGCCCTCAACGACACCACGCTCCTGGGCATCATCCCCAACGCCGGCGAAGACCCCTCGGGCAAAGTCCCGGCCGAACGCGTCGTCGAACGCCAGCCCACCGGGCTCCTGGCCGAGTCGTATCGGCAGATCCGCTCCGCCGTGCTGTCGAAGATGGACCGCCGCGGCTACAAGACCCTCGCCGTCGCCGCCGCCAAGCCCGGCGCCGGCACGTCGAGCATCACCCAGAACCTGGGCGCAAGCATGGCGATGTCGGGCCGACGTGTGCTCATCATCGACACCAACTTCCGACGCCCCCACCAGAGCGACCTGCTGGGCGCGCCCGAAAGCCCGGGCCTGATCGAGGTGCTCCGCGGCGACCAGCGTGACCCGATGCAGTGCATCCACACCGTCGATGGGCTGTCGCTTTCACTGCTGCCGGCCGGCAACACGAACGGCGCAGCGCCTGAACTCCTGGAGACCCCGGCGTTCCGCGACCTGCTGGCGTCGCTCGAGTCCAGCTTCGACATCATCCTCATCGACGCGCCCCCGGCGCTCCTGACCTCCGAGGCGCAGCTGCTTTGCAAGCATGTCGACGCGATGGTCCTCGTCGCCCGGGCACGCACCGACACCCGCGGCATGCTGCAGCGGATGGTCGGCCAGCTCGACGGCCAGCGGGCCGACATCCTCGGCGTCCTGCTCAACGACGTCCTCGCCGCGGCGGGCGGCTACCTGCGGCAGAACTTCCGCGAGTTCCACCGCTACCACGGCAAGTCCAACGGCTCTGCCGCGAAGGGCACCAAGCCCAGCGCCGTCGCGGCGGCGAGCAACGGCTCGGCGCCGCCGTCGGATCGGATGAAACCGGACAGCGAAGAGACCGTCATCGTCGAGGCCCTGCAGGACCGCGACGAGCTGGAAGACCTCGACGATTTCGATGATTTCGACGAGGACAAAGACTAG